From the genome of Argentina anserina chromosome 4, drPotAnse1.1, whole genome shotgun sequence, one region includes:
- the LOC126791473 gene encoding potassium transporter 5-like isoform X1: MGDKSVRTEDVATGDKMEEMRRVDSLNIEAGKVSGFNAHRAKHSWTTTLSLAIQSLGVVYGDIGTSPLYVYSSTFPNGIKEKDDILGVLSIIIYTILFVPMVKYVFIVLWANDNGEGGTFAMYSLICRYAKVSLIPNNQPEDRELSNYKLDKPSSELKRSQAIKKRLETSRLAQYVLFVITITGTSMVIGDGVLTPCISVLSAVSGLQSGFKGLDQSSVVWISVAILILLFAVQQFGTDKVGFTFAPIILLWFLFLTGTGIYNLFTHDITVLKAFNPWYIVTYFQRNGKAAWISLGGAVLCITGTEAMFADLGHFSVRAIQVSFTFFTFPTILFAYLGQSAYLSKHPEDVATTFYASIPRPIYWPTFVVAVLAAIIASQALITGAFSIIAQSLGMGCFPRVKIVHTSAKNEGQVYIPEINYILMIACVIITAGFETTEKIGNAYGIAVVSVMCITTSMITLIMLVIWKTSIFLIAIFFVVFIAIEGVYLSSVLFKFVEGGYLPLFFAAVLMVIMATWHYVHKQSYMFEVKNKVSTEYVKQLASNPDIHRLPGMGLLYSDLVQGIPPIFSHFISNIPSVHSVVVIVNIKSLPVSKVLAEERFIFRQLEPKEYRMFRCVARYGYNDLVEGPGEFERQLVDNLKEYIRMKHVTSEGNSSSSYEEEIQFVQEAMDKGVVYMMGEAQIVAEEKSSWFKRIVVNYIYDFLRKNSRQSGKIMSIPRTKLLMVGMTYDI; this comes from the exons ATGGGAGACAAATCAGTAAGGACGGAGGATGTGGCGACCGGAGATAAGATGGAAGAGATGCGCCGGGTAGACTCCCTCAATATCGAGGCCGGAAAAGTTTCCGGGTTTAATGCGCATAGAGCAAAG CATAGTTGGACGACCACGTTGAGTTTAGCAATACAAAGTTTGGGGGTTGTGTATGGGGACATAGGGACTTCTCCACTCTATGTTTACTCGAGCACTTTCCCAAATGGTATTAAAGAAAAGGATGACATTCTAGGGGTGTTGTCTATCATCATTTATACCATTTTGTTCGTGCCTATGGTGAAATACGTCTTCATCGTCTTGTGGGCGAATGACAATGGGGAAG GTGGAACCTTTGCAATGTATTCTTTGATCTGCCGGTATGCAAAAGTAAGCTTAATTCCAAATAACCAGCCAGAGGATAGGGAGCTATCCAACTACAAACTGGACAAACCGTCGAGTGAGTTGAAACGAAGCCAAGCGATCAAGAAGAGGCTGGAGACAAGTAGACTTGCCCAGTATGTACTTTTTGTAATCACCATTACCGGAACGTCCATGGTAATCGGCGATGGTGTTCTTACTCCTTGCATTTCAG TTCTTTCAGCGGTGAGCGGATTGCAGAGCGGGTTCAAGGGACTCGACCAAA GTTCTGTCGTGTGGATCTCTGTAGCAATCTTGATCCTTCTTTTCGCCGTTCAACAGTTTGGAACTGATAAAGTGGGCTTCACTTTTGCTCCTATTATCTTGTTGTGGTTTCTGTTTCTGACTGGGACTGGAATTTACAACTTATTCACACACGACATTACTGTATTGAAAGCTTTCAATCCATGGTACATCGTGACATATTTCCAAAGAAATGGAAAAGCTGCTTGGATTTCCCTTGGCGGAGCAGTTCTCTGCATCACAG GGACTGAAGCTATGTTTGCTGATCTGGGTCACTTCAGTGTCCGAGCAATCCAA GTGAGTTTCACTTTCTTCACGTTTCCTACTATACTCTTCGCTTATCTCGGACAATCGGCATACCTCAGCAAGCACCCAGAAGATGTGGCCACCACTTTCTACGCCTCAATACCAA GACCTATATACTGGCCAACATTTGTCGTAGCCGTACTTGCTGCCATCATTGCGAGCCAAGCTTTGATCACTGGAGCATTCTCAATCATTGCACAGTCCTTAGGCATGGGTTGCTTCCCTAGAGTCAAGATTGTTCACACCTCTGCCAAGAATGAGGGCCAAGTCTATATTCCTGAGATCAACTACATACTCATGATAGCCTGCGTGATCATCACCGCCGGTTTCGAAACCACTGAGAAAATTGGCAATGCTTACGGAATTGCGGTGGTCAGTGTCATGTGCATCACGACGTCTATGATCACTCTAATCATGTTAGTCATATGGAAGACCAGCATCTTTCTGATTGCCATCTTTTTCGTGGTGTTCATTGCAATCGAAGGGGTTTACCTATCTTCGGTCCTCTTCAAATTCGTCGAAGGTGGTTACTTGCCTTTGTTCTTCGCTGCGGTCCTCATGGTAATCATGGCAACCTGGCATTACGTGCACAAACAAAGTTACATGTTTGAGGTCAAGAATAAAGTCTCTACCGAATACGTGAAGCAACTGGCCTCAAACCCCGACATACATCGCCTCCCTGGAATGGGGCTCTTGTATTCGGATCTTGTGCAGGGCATTCCTCCCATATTTTCTCACTTTATTTCCAACATACCTTCAGTGCACTCTGTTGTGGTTATAGTGAACATCAAGTCGCTCCCGGTCAGCAAAGTTCTAGCGGAGGAGAGGTTCATTTTCCGACAGTTGGAACCGAAGGAATACAGAATGTTCCGTTGCGTGGCTCGGTATGGCTACAATGACTTGGTAGAGGGGCCGGGAGAGTTCGAGCGGCAGCTGGTGGACAATTTGAAGGAGTACATTAGAATGAAACATGTGACGAGCGAAGGAAATTCTTCAAGTAGTTATGAGGAGGAAATACAATTCGTTCAAGAAGCGATGGACAAAGGGGTTGTTTATATGATGGGAGAGGCACAAATAGTGGCAGAAGAGAAGTCGAGTTGGTTCAAGAGAATTGTTGTCAACTACATCTACGATTTCTTGAGGAAGAACTCTAGGCAGAGTGGCAAGATCATGTCCATCCCACGAACCAAGCTTCTTATGGTTGGAATGACCTATGACATATAA
- the LOC126791473 gene encoding potassium transporter 5-like isoform X2, with the protein MRRVDSLNIEAGKVSGFNAHRAKVRTWTTTLSLAIQSLGVVYGDIGTSPLYVYSSTFPNGIKEKDDILGVLSIIIYTILFVPMVKYVFIVLWANDNGEGGTFAMYSLICRYAKVSLIPNNQPEDRELSNYKLDKPSSELKRSQAIKKRLETSRLAQYVLFVITITGTSMVIGDGVLTPCISVLSAVSGLQSGFKGLDQSSVVWISVAILILLFAVQQFGTDKVGFTFAPIILLWFLFLTGTGIYNLFTHDITVLKAFNPWYIVTYFQRNGKAAWISLGGAVLCITGTEAMFADLGHFSVRAIQVSFTFFTFPTILFAYLGQSAYLSKHPEDVATTFYASIPRPIYWPTFVVAVLAAIIASQALITGAFSIIAQSLGMGCFPRVKIVHTSAKNEGQVYIPEINYILMIACVIITAGFETTEKIGNAYGIAVVSVMCITTSMITLIMLVIWKTSIFLIAIFFVVFIAIEGVYLSSVLFKFVEGGYLPLFFAAVLMVIMATWHYVHKQSYMFEVKNKVSTEYVKQLASNPDIHRLPGMGLLYSDLVQGIPPIFSHFISNIPSVHSVVVIVNIKSLPVSKVLAEERFIFRQLEPKEYRMFRCVARYGYNDLVEGPGEFERQLVDNLKEYIRMKHVTSEGNSSSSYEEEIQFVQEAMDKGVVYMMGEAQIVAEEKSSWFKRIVVNYIYDFLRKNSRQSGKIMSIPRTKLLMVGMTYDI; encoded by the exons ATGCGCCGGGTAGACTCCCTCAATATCGAGGCCGGAAAAGTTTCCGGGTTTAATGCGCATAGAGCAAAGGTACGTAC TTGGACGACCACGTTGAGTTTAGCAATACAAAGTTTGGGGGTTGTGTATGGGGACATAGGGACTTCTCCACTCTATGTTTACTCGAGCACTTTCCCAAATGGTATTAAAGAAAAGGATGACATTCTAGGGGTGTTGTCTATCATCATTTATACCATTTTGTTCGTGCCTATGGTGAAATACGTCTTCATCGTCTTGTGGGCGAATGACAATGGGGAAG GTGGAACCTTTGCAATGTATTCTTTGATCTGCCGGTATGCAAAAGTAAGCTTAATTCCAAATAACCAGCCAGAGGATAGGGAGCTATCCAACTACAAACTGGACAAACCGTCGAGTGAGTTGAAACGAAGCCAAGCGATCAAGAAGAGGCTGGAGACAAGTAGACTTGCCCAGTATGTACTTTTTGTAATCACCATTACCGGAACGTCCATGGTAATCGGCGATGGTGTTCTTACTCCTTGCATTTCAG TTCTTTCAGCGGTGAGCGGATTGCAGAGCGGGTTCAAGGGACTCGACCAAA GTTCTGTCGTGTGGATCTCTGTAGCAATCTTGATCCTTCTTTTCGCCGTTCAACAGTTTGGAACTGATAAAGTGGGCTTCACTTTTGCTCCTATTATCTTGTTGTGGTTTCTGTTTCTGACTGGGACTGGAATTTACAACTTATTCACACACGACATTACTGTATTGAAAGCTTTCAATCCATGGTACATCGTGACATATTTCCAAAGAAATGGAAAAGCTGCTTGGATTTCCCTTGGCGGAGCAGTTCTCTGCATCACAG GGACTGAAGCTATGTTTGCTGATCTGGGTCACTTCAGTGTCCGAGCAATCCAA GTGAGTTTCACTTTCTTCACGTTTCCTACTATACTCTTCGCTTATCTCGGACAATCGGCATACCTCAGCAAGCACCCAGAAGATGTGGCCACCACTTTCTACGCCTCAATACCAA GACCTATATACTGGCCAACATTTGTCGTAGCCGTACTTGCTGCCATCATTGCGAGCCAAGCTTTGATCACTGGAGCATTCTCAATCATTGCACAGTCCTTAGGCATGGGTTGCTTCCCTAGAGTCAAGATTGTTCACACCTCTGCCAAGAATGAGGGCCAAGTCTATATTCCTGAGATCAACTACATACTCATGATAGCCTGCGTGATCATCACCGCCGGTTTCGAAACCACTGAGAAAATTGGCAATGCTTACGGAATTGCGGTGGTCAGTGTCATGTGCATCACGACGTCTATGATCACTCTAATCATGTTAGTCATATGGAAGACCAGCATCTTTCTGATTGCCATCTTTTTCGTGGTGTTCATTGCAATCGAAGGGGTTTACCTATCTTCGGTCCTCTTCAAATTCGTCGAAGGTGGTTACTTGCCTTTGTTCTTCGCTGCGGTCCTCATGGTAATCATGGCAACCTGGCATTACGTGCACAAACAAAGTTACATGTTTGAGGTCAAGAATAAAGTCTCTACCGAATACGTGAAGCAACTGGCCTCAAACCCCGACATACATCGCCTCCCTGGAATGGGGCTCTTGTATTCGGATCTTGTGCAGGGCATTCCTCCCATATTTTCTCACTTTATTTCCAACATACCTTCAGTGCACTCTGTTGTGGTTATAGTGAACATCAAGTCGCTCCCGGTCAGCAAAGTTCTAGCGGAGGAGAGGTTCATTTTCCGACAGTTGGAACCGAAGGAATACAGAATGTTCCGTTGCGTGGCTCGGTATGGCTACAATGACTTGGTAGAGGGGCCGGGAGAGTTCGAGCGGCAGCTGGTGGACAATTTGAAGGAGTACATTAGAATGAAACATGTGACGAGCGAAGGAAATTCTTCAAGTAGTTATGAGGAGGAAATACAATTCGTTCAAGAAGCGATGGACAAAGGGGTTGTTTATATGATGGGAGAGGCACAAATAGTGGCAGAAGAGAAGTCGAGTTGGTTCAAGAGAATTGTTGTCAACTACATCTACGATTTCTTGAGGAAGAACTCTAGGCAGAGTGGCAAGATCATGTCCATCCCACGAACCAAGCTTCTTATGGTTGGAATGACCTATGACATATAA
- the LOC126791925 gene encoding uncharacterized protein LOC126791925, which yields MKPATVPISALSAKQEKVLDKVEKRAAYWNADHVPIYAVGAFVALVVGFAIHSAKQQLVHAPAVSLRKSKRESLPEVDDPDAVIGSADKFINKSFFRKVAHVQDDRNAVHDPSRPNPFTAPRKAETLKSVGVEPSRH from the exons ATGAAGCCAGCAACTGTACCTATTTCTGCTCTATCAGCTAAACAAGAAAAAGTACTTGACAAAGTGGAAAAAAG GGCTGCCTATTGGAACGCCGACCATGTACCCATTTACGCTGTGGGGGCATTTGTGgcgcttgtggtgggatttgCAATTCACAGTGCAAAACAACAACTGGTGCATGCCCCCGCGGTGAGCTTACGCAAGAGTAAGAGGGAATCGCTACCGGAGGTGGACGATCCCGATGCCGTCATCGGCTCTGCTGATAAGTTCATCAATAAGTCTTTCTTCAGGAAAGTCGCTCATGTGCAGGACGACAGAAACGCCGTCCACGACCCTTCCCGCCCTAACCCTTTTACTGC GCCACGCAAGGCGGAGACGCTCAAGTCCGTTGGGGTGGAGCCAAGCCGTCACTAG